In Triticum urartu cultivar G1812 chromosome 6, Tu2.1, whole genome shotgun sequence, the following proteins share a genomic window:
- the LOC125512529 gene encoding uncharacterized protein LOC125512529, which yields MLLSVSRSADKFAPLAGLRSLLAPDPVTAGVVTRTMIPASPPTRGEADPEEGVDEEDEGCWVSYGRREPGRRRLPPPIPSLAGRSGLRRARTEDRRLVISKVRVMRPDYYVRARRVRGGRLLMRLVEREDDCPSHPLPAPGCAREGDADRADEATAVQRDVVDDEQAAAAPATMPAAGCFEDVVKYQYAIGSSPLHQMPLLRMVH from the coding sequence ATGCTGCTGTCCGTCTCCCGCTCCGCCGACAAGTTCGCCCCCCTCGCCGGCCTCCGCTCGctgctcgcccccgaccccgtcACCGCGGGCGTCGTGACGCGGACGATGATCCCCGCGTCGCCGCCGACGCGCGGCGAGGCCGATCCGGAGGAGGGCGTCGACGAGGAGGACGAGGGCTGCTGGGTCTCGTACGGCCGGCGGGAGCCCGGACggcgccgcctgccgccgccgatCCCGTCGCTGGCGGGCCGTAGCGGTCTGCGCCGGGCACGCACCGAGGACAGGAGGCTCGTCATCAGCAAGGTGCGCGTCATGCGGCCGGACTACTACGTCCGCGCGCGCCGCGTGCGCGGCGGCCGCCTCCTCATGCGCCTCGTCGAGCGCGAGGACGACTGCCCCAGCCATCCGCTCCCGGCACCCGGCTGCGCCCGCGAAGGCGACGCTGATCGGGCCGACGAAGCTACGGCGGTGCAGAGAGACGTAGTCGATGACGAGCAGGCGGCTGCGGCACCGGCGACGATGCCCGCAGCTGGATGCTTCGAGGACGTGGTTAAGTACCAGTACGCCATCGGTAGCAGCCCGCTGCACCAGATGCCCTTGCTGAGGATGGTTCATTGA